In the Moraxella osloensis genome, one interval contains:
- a CDS encoding undecaprenyl-diphosphate phosphatase has product MDFILIFKAIIMGMVEGITEFLPISSTGHLILADSLLNFWTKDKADLFIVVIQLGAISAVIYLYWGRLWRALMGLITGKDPERKNPRQLGISLIISTIPIMLIGLMFDKALKAALFNPTVVAISLIVGGLIIFWAERQQHKHTVKYAEAEDIDIKTAIIIGLIQCLALIPGTSRSGSTIIGSLFLGVSRKASAEYSFFLGIPVLVGAGLLDLTKNHHILTSAEDWTIMAVGVVVSFIFAMIFIKWLVNWVSTRDFTLFAWWRIVVGILVLVAGMLGYI; this is encoded by the coding sequence ATGGATTTTATTTTGATTTTTAAAGCCATCATCATGGGCATGGTTGAGGGCATTACCGAATTTTTACCGATTTCAAGTACTGGGCATTTAATTCTTGCCGACTCTCTGTTAAATTTTTGGACCAAAGACAAAGCTGATTTATTTATCGTCGTCATTCAGCTGGGTGCGATTTCAGCGGTAATTTATTTGTACTGGGGGCGGCTATGGCGTGCCTTGATGGGACTTATTACGGGTAAAGACCCTGAGCGTAAAAACCCGCGTCAATTGGGTATCTCACTGATTATTTCCACCATCCCGATTATGCTGATAGGTTTGATGTTTGATAAAGCGTTAAAAGCGGCGTTATTTAACCCAACCGTGGTGGCGATCTCATTGATTGTCGGTGGTTTGATTATCTTTTGGGCGGAGCGCCAACAACACAAACATACGGTCAAATATGCCGAAGCGGAAGATATCGATATTAAAACGGCGATCATCATTGGTTTGATTCAATGTCTTGCCTTGATTCCTGGTACTTCTCGCTCAGGGTCTACCATTATCGGCTCCCTATTTTTGGGGGTATCACGTAAGGCGTCTGCGGAGTATTCTTTCTTCTTAGGGATTCCTGTGTTAGTGGGTGCTGGGCTACTAGATCTGACCAAAAACCATCATATTTTGACCAGCGCTGAAGACTGGACCATTATGGCAGTGGGTGTGGTAGTCTCATTTATTTTTGCCATGATTTTCATCAAATGGTTGGTTAACTGGGTCAGTACCCGTGATTTTACCTTATTTGCTTGGTGGCGCATCGTGGTAGGTATACTGGTACTCGTCGCTGGTATGCTGGGCTATATTTAA